In Papaver somniferum cultivar HN1 chromosome 1, ASM357369v1, whole genome shotgun sequence, a genomic segment contains:
- the LOC113308249 gene encoding transcription factor TCP4-like, with protein MGETQNRSSTSRLGLLRGTGGGGEIIEVQGGHIVRSTGRKDRHSKVCTAKGPRDRRVRLSAHTAIQFYDVQDRLGYDRPSKAVDWLIKKAKSAIDELAELPPWHPTATMPTPNTLNPSSKSSEQHQIEEDEEENQLRSRGNQNEQGGFLGSSSKTSRQVGGVEQSGRYMFLQNQQEQQQHQQNNSFLPPSLDSDSIADTIKSFFPMATSSSSIHFQNYSSPPDLLSRTNSQTQDLRLSLQSFQDPMFHQHHHSQHQQHHHSNPSSEQQHALFSTAFDTSGGGGSTNAWSEQQMQEMGRFQRMIAWNPNTDSSGGNGNGSGSSSGGFMFNSPPQQQQQPQPSSSQQAVQQTLFGNSPNPFFSQRGPLQSSNSPSSIRAWNNTTDPSMVSDDNQHYQNLNSSIHHHQQMQQPFASGGFGFRIPARIQGEEEHDVGASHKPPSSASRH; from the coding sequence ATGGGAGAAACTCAGAACCGCTCTTCAACTAGTAGACTTGGATTATTGAGAGGGACTGGAGGTGGAGGTGAGATTATTGAAGTACAAGGTGGCCACATTGTAAGATCTACAGGAAGAAAAGATAGACATAGCAAAGTATGCACAGCAAAAGGTCCAAGAGATCGAAGAGTTCGTCTTTCAGCTCATACCGCTATTCAGTTTTATGATGTTCAAGATCGTTTGGGTTATGATAGACCTAGCAAGGCTGTTGATTGGCTCATTAAAAAAGCTAAATCTGCTATTGATGAACTTGCTGAGCTTCCACCATGGCATCCTACTGCTACCATGCCTACTCCCAATACTTTAAacccttcttctaaatcatcagaaCAGCATCAAAttgaagaagacgaggaagagAATCAATTGAGGAGCAGAGGCAATCAAAATGAGCAGGGAGGATTTCTTGGTTCATCAAGTAAAACTAGTAGACAAGTTGGTGGTGTTGAACAAAGTGGTAGATATATGTTTCTTCAAAATCAACAAGAACAACAGCAACATCAACAGAACAACAGTTTTCTTCCTCCTTCTCTGGATTCTGATTCCATTGCCGACACTATAAAATCTTTCTTCCCAATGGctacttcttcgtcttcaattcattttCAAAATTACTCGTCTCCACCTGATCTTCTCTCTAGAACTAATAGTCAAACTCAAGATCTTCGTCTCTCTTTACAGTCATTTCAAGATCCGATGTTTCATCAGCATCATCATTCTCAACATCAGCAGCATCACCATTCGAATCCTTCGTCTGAACAACAACATGCCCTTTTCTCTACTGCATTTgatactagtggtggtggcggttcgACAAATGCTTGGTCTGAACAACAAATGCAGGAAATGGGTAGGTTTCAAAGAATGATAGCTTGGAACCCTAATACAGATTCAAGTGGAGGAAATGGTAATGGAAGTGGAAGCAGCAGTGGTGGATTTATGTTTAATTCACCgccgcagcaacaacaacaaccacaaccatcATCATCACAACAGGCTGTTCAACAAACTTTGTTTGGTAACAGCCCAAATCCATTTTTTTCACAGAGGGGACCCCTTCAGTCCAGTAACTCACCTTCTTCGATTCGTGCTTGGAATAATACTACCGATCCATCCATGGTTAGCGATGATAATCAACACTATCAGAATCTTAATTCAtcgattcatcatcatcaacaaatgcAACAACCATTTGCTTCCGGTGGATTTGGTTTTCGCATTCCAGCACGAATTCAAGGTGAAGAGGAGCATGACGTTGGTGCATCACACAAGCCACCGTCCTCTGCTTCTCGCCATTAA
- the LOC113308245 gene encoding 60S ribosome subunit biogenesis protein NIP7 homolog: MRALDEAETTAVFEKLFKFTGNNLKNIIEKPSHEGPDKEPGRYCFRLQKNRVFYVSESLVKRATNISREKLISLGICIGKFTKGGSFHLTIQSLNLLADNAKHKVWLKPTSEMSFLYGNHVLKGGLGRITENTVAGDGVVVFSMTDVPLGFGISAKSTQDCRKLDPNGIVVLHQSDIGEYLRMEDDL, encoded by the coding sequence ATGAGGGCTTTAGATGAAGCAGAAACAACAGCAGTATTCGAGAAATTATTCAAATTCACCGGAAACAATCTAAAAAACATCATTGAGAAACCATCGCATGAAGGTCCAGATAAAGAACCAGGTAGATATTGTTTCCGTTTACAAAAGAACAGAGTATTCTATGTTTCAGAATCACTAGTTAAGAGAGCTACAAATATAAGTAGAGAGAAACTGATATCGTTAGGTATTTGTATTGGCAAGTTTACTAAAGGTGGTAGTTTTCATTTAACTATACAATCTCTGAATTTATTAGCTGATAATGCTAAACATAAAGTATGGTTAAAACCAACCTCAGAGATGAGTTTTCTATATGGGAATCATGTTTTGAAAGGTGGGTTAGGAAGGATTACTGAGAATACTGTTGCTGGTGATGGTGTTGTTGTGTTTTCAATGACTGATGTGCCTTTAGGGTTTGGGATATCAGCTAAAAGTACTCAAGATTGTAGGAAGTTAGACCCTAATGGTATTGTTGTTCTTCATCAGAGTGATATTGGGGAGTATTTGAGAATGGAAGATGATCTTTAA
- the LOC113354230 gene encoding uncharacterized protein LOC113354230 produces MDYSYVFTFELYCQFSSFHLVHYLPYSVLLLVLLRNHFLALSICGFYIAKSFQGIKRSELKNGYPRFFDLPVEDKAATRLQTTFRGYKEEWCGGRGSDTMEEIRSRMQQGEDASIKRQWVMTYAFSSGTRVFSIPSQLVTLYSTNITITMSWLIFRQLEFPRRLR; encoded by the exons ATGGATTATTCATATGTTTTTACATTTGAATTGTATTGCCAATTTTCAT CATTTCATCTTGTGCACTACTTGCCCTACTCAGTGCTGCTGCTAGTATTGCTCCGAAATCATTTTTTGGCTCTGAGTATATGTGGGTTCTACATTGCTAAATCATTCCAG GGAATAAAGAGATCAGAATTGAAGAATGGGTATCCCAGGTTTTTTGACCTTCCAGTTGAGGACAAAGCGGCTACACGACTTCAAACCACATTTCGGGGCTACAAG GAGGAATGGTGTGGTGGGCGTGGGTCTGACACAATGGAGGAAATTCGGTCTAGGATGCAACAGGGAGAAGATGCATCCATTAAGCGTCAGTGGGTCATGACATATGCCTTCTCATCAGGTACACGAGTATTTTCGATCCCTTCTCAGTTGGTCACATTATATtcaacaaacataacaatcacaaTGTCGTGGCTGATTTTCCGTCAGCTCGAATTTCCGAGACGATTGAGATAA